A single Kitasatospora kifunensis DNA region contains:
- a CDS encoding FadR/GntR family transcriptional regulator: MGEASQSFWHRFPAQGFPAPANYTAFNHTLWSFGRYIASELNQGQVLTISQITRQFDVSTSVAREVCRAMQSRDMLSTLSGVGSTVAHWGDWNLWDPFVMHLRSDGPQRGAQFHELLVLRDAIDAQAAAAPRTEAEVADLRLAESEVMLARRRDRREEVAAADHFFHRLLRETCGNRLLQQLSERIEGTLTLYDPEIICSALADRKPRSCHGALVNQLR, encoded by the coding sequence ATGGGAGAAGCCAGTCAATCCTTCTGGCATCGATTTCCCGCACAGGGCTTTCCGGCGCCGGCGAATTACACAGCCTTTAACCACACCTTGTGGAGCTTCGGCCGGTACATTGCCAGCGAGCTCAATCAGGGCCAGGTCCTGACAATCAGCCAGATTACTCGACAGTTTGACGTTTCAACTTCCGTTGCGCGCGAGGTCTGCCGGGCAATGCAATCCCGCGACATGCTCAGTACCCTCTCGGGAGTCGGATCGACAGTAGCCCACTGGGGAGATTGGAACCTCTGGGACCCCTTTGTGATGCATCTGCGCTCGGACGGCCCTCAGCGCGGCGCTCAGTTTCACGAGCTGCTAGTCCTCAGGGATGCCATCGACGCGCAGGCTGCAGCCGCTCCGAGGACGGAAGCGGAGGTGGCGGACCTTAGGCTTGCTGAAAGCGAAGTCATGCTGGCCCGGAGACGGGACCGACGTGAAGAAGTCGCCGCTGCAGACCATTTCTTCCACCGCTTGCTGCGTGAGACGTGTGGAAACAGATTGCTGCAGCAGCTCAGCGAAAGAATCGAGGGCACGCTGACGCTGTATGACCCAGAAATCATCTGTTCAGCCTTGGCTGATAGAAAACCCCGTTCTTGCCACGGTGCACTGGTGAACCAGCTGCGATGA
- a CDS encoding transposase — translation MRKKKPRPRRSFRPEFKAEIVGLCRRRDRSVGQVARDFDLAGTAVRGRTRRNEVDAGEREG, via the coding sequence GTGAGGAAGAAGAAGCCGCGCCCTCGCCGCTCGTTCAGGCCGGAGTTCAAGGCCGAGATCGTCGGACTGTGCCGACGCAGGGATCGTTCGGTCGGGCAGGTGGCCAGGGACTTCGACCTGGCCGGGACCGCGGTGCGCGGCCGGACCAGGCGGAACGAGGTCGACGCCGGCGAGCGAGAGGGCTGA
- a CDS encoding ATP-binding protein, whose translation MDVLHGNSLAKQGKMIFMGEVEFTGTPSLEFVSPMPSEWMVLERRNGSGRQGRLALSKCEARTTLAAGPQAAREARLFVQESLTSWGITSSSDTMETARLLASEMVTNAVIHSDSLAVFVNVSAIGETVSIGVADYGRSGQGIRDRAPGLMDEGGRGIALVKHLSTRWGHQDYQFGRHVWAEFVLPPDTAPDIGHGLLSETTL comes from the coding sequence GTGGACGTCCTGCACGGGAACTCTCTGGCTAAGCAGGGAAAGATGATCTTCATGGGTGAAGTTGAATTCACAGGGACCCCTTCTCTCGAGTTCGTGAGCCCGATGCCTTCGGAATGGATGGTTCTGGAAAGAAGAAATGGAAGCGGCCGGCAGGGCCGGCTGGCGTTGTCGAAGTGTGAGGCGCGCACTACGCTGGCCGCCGGCCCGCAGGCAGCCAGAGAAGCGCGTCTGTTTGTTCAGGAATCGCTTACGAGCTGGGGAATCACTTCTTCATCCGATACGATGGAAACAGCTCGCCTCCTGGCGTCGGAGATGGTCACAAATGCGGTGATCCACAGCGATTCCTTGGCGGTCTTCGTCAATGTCTCAGCGATCGGGGAGACAGTCAGCATTGGGGTGGCTGACTACGGTCGCAGCGGGCAGGGGATTCGCGATCGCGCTCCGGGCCTCATGGATGAGGGCGGCAGGGGGATCGCTTTGGTAAAACACCTCTCCACTAGATGGGGGCATCAGGACTACCAGTTCGGTCGGCATGTCTGGGCTGAATTCGTCCTGCCGCCCGACACGGCGCCCGACATCGGGCACGGGCTTCTCTCGGAAACCACGCTGTGA
- a CDS encoding WhiB family transcriptional regulator — translation MERLSRVKSTKSPRRLKISGTAPCQDPDVDPEVFFPAGKDVVARALAVSLCRGCDMVDECLSWALDNPSLTQLGIWGATTPSQRKSLRSLRE, via the coding sequence GTGGAACGGCTGTCCCGTGTCAAGTCAACCAAATCCCCTAGGAGGCTGAAGATCTCTGGAACTGCTCCTTGTCAAGATCCGGATGTGGACCCGGAGGTTTTTTTCCCAGCTGGGAAGGATGTTGTCGCAAGGGCATTGGCGGTTTCTTTGTGCCGCGGATGTGACATGGTGGATGAATGCCTTTCGTGGGCGCTGGACAACCCCTCGTTGACTCAGCTTGGAATTTGGGGTGCCACTACGCCGAGCCAACGAAAGAGCCTTCGTTCGTTGCGGGAGTGA
- a CDS encoding IS3 family transposase: MRFQGKVRLRRVTPGGWTAAKRLPGEHLPKQSARASPWLGCRSCGCGNSAANTGGSPPGPVRRADHGPARRIDRIRAGSDSTYGSPRITAEVQAAGRAVNHRRVERVTRERGIAGCTCASTHLGQPVPASRNGAGACSRSAW; the protein is encoded by the coding sequence GTGCGGTTCCAGGGCAAGGTGCGGCTTCGGCGGGTGACGCCAGGTGGTTGGACCGCAGCCAAGCGTCTCCCTGGCGAGCACCTGCCCAAGCAGTCGGCCCGGGCCTCGCCGTGGCTGGGCTGCCGGTCCTGCGGATGTGGCAACAGCGCCGCGAACACCGGTGGCTCGCCGCCGGGGCCCGTACGGCGCGCCGACCACGGGCCCGCCCGGCGGATCGATCGGATCCGTGCCGGCTCCGACAGCACCTACGGCAGCCCGCGGATCACCGCCGAGGTGCAGGCCGCAGGGAGAGCGGTGAACCACAGGCGGGTGGAGCGGGTGACGCGCGAGCGCGGCATCGCAGGGTGCACCTGCGCAAGCACCCACCTGGGGCAGCCAGTTCCTGCTTCTCGCAACGGTGCCGGGGCCTGCTCTCGAAGCGCCTGGTGA
- a CDS encoding NF041680 family putative transposase, whose translation MSLLHDGVRRDAFAELSRFRGEFYSCLTRRRDALFELADAVLCADGPVRSLVELSLVGEHRRGHGGLYDALSHGRLDADRLRRALASVPLPRAADGRLVLAVDITCWLRPDAHTSPERILCHTYGRGKDQHIPVPGWPYSVVTALEPGRSSWTAPLDAVRLAPGDDAAAVTARQLRDLIQRLISAGQWQAGDPDLLVVADAGYDAPRLAFLLKDLPVQILARMRSDRVLRRACPPRLPGTMGRPPRHGAEFVFGQPDTWGIPDAATVTETRLYGTATARSWDRLHPKLTHRSSWTTETGTLPVIEGTVIRLEVDHLPSGAIPKPVWLWWSGTDATPADVDRLWQAFLRRFDIEHTFRLFKQTLGWTRPKIRTPEAADRWTWLILAAYTQLRLARPLAADLRRPWEKPAPPERLTPARVRRGFRHLRPNATTPASAPKPSHPGPGRPPGRKNSQPAPRHDVHTTHKTGTTKPAAKKTINPRSRRTG comes from the coding sequence ATGAGTCTGCTGCACGATGGCGTCCGACGGGATGCGTTCGCTGAACTGTCACGCTTCCGGGGGGAGTTCTACTCCTGCTTGACTCGGCGTCGGGATGCCTTGTTCGAGCTGGCCGACGCGGTCCTGTGCGCCGACGGTCCGGTCCGGTCGCTGGTGGAACTCTCACTGGTGGGCGAGCACCGGCGAGGCCACGGCGGGCTCTACGACGCCCTGTCCCACGGGCGTCTGGACGCCGACCGGCTGCGGCGGGCACTGGCGTCGGTGCCGCTGCCCCGCGCGGCGGACGGGCGGCTCGTGCTGGCCGTCGACATCACCTGCTGGCTGCGACCCGACGCCCACACCTCACCGGAGCGGATCCTGTGCCACACCTACGGGCGGGGCAAGGACCAGCACATCCCCGTCCCGGGCTGGCCCTACTCGGTCGTCACCGCGCTGGAGCCCGGCCGCAGCTCGTGGACCGCACCGCTGGACGCGGTGCGGCTGGCACCGGGAGACGACGCCGCCGCGGTCACCGCACGACAACTGCGCGACCTGATCCAACGGCTGATCTCAGCCGGGCAGTGGCAGGCCGGCGACCCGGACCTGCTCGTCGTCGCGGACGCCGGCTACGACGCACCCCGCCTGGCTTTCCTGCTGAAGGACCTGCCCGTGCAGATCCTGGCCCGGATGCGCTCGGACCGCGTCCTGCGCAGGGCCTGCCCGCCACGGCTGCCCGGCACCATGGGCCGGCCACCCCGCCACGGCGCAGAGTTCGTCTTCGGCCAGCCCGACACGTGGGGCATCCCCGATGCGGCGACCGTCACCGAGACGCGCCTCTACGGCACTGCCACCGCGCGCTCCTGGGATCGGCTGCACCCCAAGCTGACACACCGATCCTCCTGGACCACCGAGACCGGCACCCTGCCGGTCATCGAAGGCACCGTGATCCGCCTGGAGGTCGACCACCTGCCCAGCGGAGCCATCCCCAAGCCGGTCTGGCTGTGGTGGTCAGGCACCGACGCCACCCCGGCGGACGTCGACCGCCTCTGGCAAGCCTTCCTACGCCGCTTCGACATCGAGCACACGTTCCGCCTCTTCAAGCAGACCCTGGGCTGGACCCGCCCCAAGATCCGCACCCCCGAAGCAGCCGACCGCTGGACCTGGCTGATCCTGGCCGCCTACACCCAGCTCCGCCTCGCCCGACCACTCGCGGCCGACCTCCGCCGCCCCTGGGAGAAACCCGCACCACCCGAACGCCTGACCCCCGCCCGCGTCCGACGGGGATTCCGGCACCTCCGCCCGAACGCCACCACCCCGGCCAGCGCACCGAAACCCAGCCACCCCGGCCCAGGCAGACCTCCCGGCCGCAAGAACTCCCAACCGGCCCCACGCCACGACGTCCACACAACCCACAAAACAGGCACGACGAAGCCAGCGGCGAAGAAGACAATCAACCCCCGCTCGCGCCGCACAGGTTAA
- a CDS encoding RNA polymerase sigma factor, protein MEDAQSAPVDDPSISLQESRSLCEGSDQELAQAVRFGDGEAFGELFRRHEKSATRFASFYTKDPYTAQDLVAEAFARVLQVLKNGGGPDTSFRGYLLTVLRNIVTEWARSSERQLPVPDVSIYERESAASASSEALRNLDYSLVVEAFASLPPRWQEVLFYTVIHAEEPAAVARHVGLRPNSVAALAYRAREGLRQAYLTVHLRRRGEFPACDYFIPRFAANLRGRLGEAGSVVLHSHLDDCNRCKDMYEEARDLNALL, encoded by the coding sequence GTGGAGGACGCTCAAAGCGCACCAGTCGATGATCCTTCGATTTCCTTGCAGGAAAGCAGGAGCCTATGTGAGGGAAGCGACCAGGAGCTGGCCCAGGCTGTGAGATTCGGTGACGGTGAGGCGTTCGGCGAATTATTCAGAAGGCATGAAAAATCGGCGACCCGGTTTGCCTCCTTCTATACGAAGGATCCTTACACGGCCCAGGATCTCGTAGCAGAGGCATTTGCCAGGGTTCTCCAGGTCCTCAAGAACGGTGGAGGGCCGGACACGTCGTTCAGAGGGTACCTCCTGACGGTCCTGCGCAATATCGTCACCGAATGGGCGAGGAGCAGTGAGCGCCAGCTGCCGGTGCCGGATGTCAGTATCTACGAGCGGGAGAGCGCGGCATCAGCCAGTAGCGAAGCGCTGAGGAATCTCGACTACAGCCTTGTGGTGGAAGCGTTCGCCTCATTGCCACCCCGATGGCAGGAGGTCCTGTTCTACACGGTCATCCATGCGGAAGAGCCGGCTGCTGTGGCCAGGCACGTGGGCTTGAGGCCGAACAGTGTGGCAGCCCTTGCGTACAGAGCGCGCGAGGGTCTGCGGCAAGCGTACTTGACGGTGCATTTGAGACGCAGGGGCGAGTTCCCGGCATGCGATTATTTCATTCCCAGATTCGCCGCAAACCTGCGGGGACGCCTGGGAGAAGCGGGGTCCGTGGTCCTCCACAGCCACTTGGACGACTGCAACAGGTGCAAAGACATGTATGAGGAGGCAAGGGATCTCAATGCTCTTCTCTGA
- a CDS encoding DUF305 domain-containing protein translates to MPLSSSLLRRAVLAASTAAAAALLMTACAHVGHNATQASERVHPLPSATSTAPSARSTSPQPHNEADVAFAQAMVPKYQKSIAMANLATKHMSSEKVRQLAAQIESVESTELATVRNWLTTWGQRLPDSAETTSQPAQPTAPASSPGTAREAASAEAGPSDAADDKSFLDAMISDHQDEMSVAATEKAQGSYGPAKQVADSIVTSRAAEIQQMQAMLVG, encoded by the coding sequence GTGCCTCTGTCTTCTTCCCTGCTTCGCCGTGCCGTCCTGGCCGCATCGACCGCTGCCGCCGCTGCGCTGCTGATGACGGCCTGCGCCCATGTCGGCCACAACGCAACCCAGGCTTCCGAGCGAGTCCACCCACTGCCCTCGGCCACCTCAACCGCGCCCTCCGCGCGATCGACGTCACCGCAACCCCACAACGAAGCAGATGTCGCCTTTGCACAGGCAATGGTGCCCAAGTATCAGAAGAGCATTGCGATGGCCAACCTCGCGACCAAGCACATGTCGTCCGAGAAGGTCAGGCAGCTGGCCGCGCAGATCGAGTCGGTGGAGAGCACGGAGCTCGCCACCGTGCGCAACTGGCTGACAACGTGGGGGCAGCGGCTCCCGGACAGCGCCGAGACCACCTCGCAGCCGGCGCAGCCCACAGCCCCCGCTTCATCGCCTGGGACAGCGCGCGAGGCTGCCAGCGCCGAAGCCGGTCCAAGTGACGCCGCTGACGACAAGAGCTTCCTTGACGCCATGATCAGCGATCACCAGGACGAGATGAGCGTGGCTGCCACAGAGAAGGCGCAGGGCTCCTACGGACCCGCTAAGCAGGTGGCCGACTCCATCGTCACCTCCAGGGCTGCGGAAATCCAGCAGATGCAGGCAATGCTCGTCGGCTGA
- a CDS encoding IS5 family transposase (programmed frameshift): MSRGEITDAAWARIEPLLPQRDGAGRPWRDHRQVVNGVLWRLRTGAPWRDLPERYGPWQTVYRRFAQWEKDGTWTALLQEVQVRNDAVGTVEWTVSIDSTAARAHQHAAGARKKGNRPEDESDDPAAVARREALGRSRGGLTTKIHLAVDGRGLPLSIVLSTGNAADCTMLPAVLDAIRVPRPGAGRPRTRPDRVVADKAYSSRKIRDLLRRRRIKATIPERRDQIAGRARRGLRGGRPPAFDKTAYKGRNVVERCFAKLKQFRAVATRFDKLANRYRAGVVLASLILWLRAEEQ; the protein is encoded by the exons GTGAGTCGAGGAGAGATAACCGATGCTGCGTGGGCTCGGATAGAGCCGTTGTTGCCGCAGCGGGACGGCGCCGGGCGTCCCTGGCGGGATCACCGCCAGGTGGTCAACGGGGTGCTGTGGCGACTGCGTACGGGTGCCCCGTGGCGTGATCTGCCCGAACGATACGGCCCGTGGCAGACCGTCTACCGGCGCTTCGCTCAATGGGAGAAGGACGGCACCTGGACTGCACTCCTGCAGGAGGTCCAGGTCCGCAACGACGCGGTGGGGACCGTGGAGTGGACGGTCTCGATCGACTCCACCGCTGCGAGGGCTCACCAGCACGCGGCCGGGGCCCGCAAAAAGGGGA ATCGGCCCGAGGACGAATCGGATGATCCGGCAGCAGTTGCGCGCCGCGAGGCGCTTGGCAGGTCCCGGGGCGGGCTGACCACCAAGATCCACCTGGCGGTCGACGGCCGGGGCCTGCCGCTGTCGATCGTATTGAGCACGGGCAACGCGGCCGACTGCACGATGCTGCCCGCCGTCCTGGACGCCATCCGCGTCCCGCGTCCCGGGGCCGGGCGACCAAGGACCAGACCCGACCGGGTCGTGGCCGACAAGGCCTACTCCTCCCGGAAGATCCGCGACCTGCTGCGGCGCCGACGGATCAAGGCGACCATCCCCGAACGCCGGGACCAGATCGCAGGCCGCGCCCGTCGCGGCCTGCGCGGCGGGCGACCGCCGGCCTTCGACAAGACCGCCTACAAAGGGCGGAACGTCGTCGAGCGGTGCTTCGCCAAGCTGAAGCAATTCCGGGCAGTGGCAACCAGGTTCGACAAGCTGGCCAACCGCTACCGGGCCGGCGTCGTCCTCGCCTCACTGATCCTGTGGCTGCGAGCCGAGGAGCAATGA
- a CDS encoding DUF2637 domain-containing protein gives MDDFFPYAEAMPERTFADPARHEWPTAVTGTWLNQRSPRAEETHGKSGPSWAFDSLFRSVVEEKFDQAPPADRIPPSPAIGAKRARAHAAGMGPRTFSSFFGILTAATVTLVSLVAWVFSYGPMQVLASSGMRHGLAQIWPVVIFGPWLVACLSILRAAFDQRRIGLSWAVVVMFSSTAAALSIATVSHTPASVVVCGLPPITSVISFHQLVRQIGASMTPGPLQPPSRRGARHRADPAGRASA, from the coding sequence ATGGACGACTTCTTCCCGTATGCCGAGGCCATGCCGGAAAGGACTTTCGCCGATCCAGCTCGGCACGAATGGCCGACAGCAGTGACGGGCACCTGGCTGAATCAACGCAGCCCTCGGGCCGAAGAAACTCACGGAAAATCTGGGCCTTCCTGGGCCTTCGACTCACTGTTTCGCAGCGTGGTAGAGGAGAAATTCGATCAGGCGCCTCCAGCGGACCGCATCCCACCCAGCCCTGCAATTGGCGCGAAAAGAGCTCGCGCTCACGCCGCAGGCATGGGACCGCGAACCTTCAGCTCTTTCTTCGGAATTCTTACTGCTGCGACCGTCACGCTCGTCAGCCTGGTGGCTTGGGTTTTCTCCTACGGCCCCATGCAAGTTCTGGCGTCGTCCGGCATGCGACACGGGCTCGCACAAATCTGGCCTGTCGTCATTTTCGGACCGTGGCTGGTCGCCTGCCTGTCCATTTTGCGTGCCGCCTTCGACCAGCGCCGTATCGGACTCTCATGGGCCGTGGTGGTCATGTTCTCCAGCACAGCGGCCGCTCTCAGTATCGCCACCGTTTCACATACTCCCGCCAGCGTGGTCGTCTGCGGCCTCCCTCCGATCACCTCCGTCATCTCGTTCCACCAACTCGTCCGCCAAATCGGCGCCTCGATGACACCAGGCCCCCTTCAGCCGCCCTCCAGGCGCGGAGCGCGCCATCGAGCGGACCCTGCGGGCAGGGCCTCGGCGTAG
- a CDS encoding IS110 family transposase: MTVYCGIDWAESHHDVALVDEDGQLLAKRRIGDDAAGYRLLLDLLAEYGDSPEEPVPVAIETSHGLLVAALRTGTRQVFAINPLAAARYRDRHGVSRKKSDPGDALVLAHILRTDMAMHRPLPADSDHARAITVLARAQQDAVWSRQQLVNQVRSLLREYYPAALEAFQHKQAGLARPDARTVLAAAPTPARAARLSLSQLRSALKRSGRQRGIDSEAERLREVFRAPAAHHPPAVEDAFGQQLLALLKQLDAACVAADELAEAVEASFRDHPDADIYLSFPGLGVQLAARLLAEIGDDRHRFADARALKAYAGSAPITRASGKKSFVGRRFVKNNRLISAGFLWAFSSLKASPGADAHYRRRREAGDWHAGAQRNLLNRFLGQLHHCLQSQQLFDEHRAFTSPLTSSLTAAA, from the coding sequence TTGACTGTGTACTGCGGCATCGACTGGGCCGAATCGCACCACGACGTGGCGCTGGTCGACGAGGACGGGCAACTGCTGGCCAAGCGCCGGATCGGCGACGACGCGGCCGGCTACCGGCTGCTGCTGGACCTGCTCGCCGAGTACGGCGACAGTCCCGAGGAACCGGTCCCCGTCGCGATCGAGACCAGCCACGGCCTCCTGGTCGCCGCGCTGCGGACCGGGACCCGGCAGGTCTTCGCGATCAACCCGCTGGCCGCCGCCCGCTACCGGGACCGCCACGGCGTCTCGCGCAAGAAGTCTGACCCGGGCGATGCCCTGGTCCTGGCGCACATCCTGCGCACGGACATGGCCATGCACCGGCCGCTGCCCGCCGACTCCGACCACGCCAGGGCGATCACCGTGCTGGCCCGCGCCCAGCAGGACGCGGTCTGGAGCCGCCAGCAGCTGGTCAACCAGGTCCGCTCGCTGCTGCGCGAGTACTACCCCGCCGCGCTGGAAGCTTTCCAACACAAGCAGGCCGGCCTCGCCCGGCCCGACGCCCGCACGGTCCTGGCGGCCGCGCCGACGCCCGCTCGGGCGGCCCGGCTCTCTCTTTCTCAGCTGCGCTCGGCCCTCAAGCGGTCGGGACGGCAGCGCGGCATCGACTCCGAGGCCGAGCGTCTGCGTGAGGTCTTCCGCGCCCCGGCGGCCCACCATCCCCCGGCTGTCGAGGACGCTTTCGGGCAGCAACTCCTCGCCCTGCTGAAGCAGTTGGACGCGGCCTGCGTGGCGGCCGACGAGCTGGCCGAGGCGGTCGAGGCCAGCTTTCGCGACCACCCCGACGCGGACATATACCTGAGCTTCCCCGGCCTCGGCGTCCAGCTCGCCGCACGCCTGCTGGCGGAGATCGGCGACGACCGCCACCGCTTCGCCGACGCCCGCGCCCTGAAGGCCTACGCCGGCTCCGCCCCGATCACTCGCGCCTCCGGCAAGAAGAGCTTCGTGGGACGCCGGTTCGTCAAGAACAACCGGCTTATCTCCGCCGGCTTCCTCTGGGCATTCAGCTCGCTCAAGGCCTCGCCCGGAGCCGACGCCCACTACCGCCGCCGACGCGAAGCAGGCGACTGGCACGCCGGCGCCCAGCGCAACCTGCTCAACCGCTTCCTCGGCCAGCTCCACCACTGCCTCCAGAGCCAGCAGCTCTTCGACGAACACCGTGCCTTCACCTCCCCTCTCACGTCATCGCTGACGGCTGCGGCTTGA
- a CDS encoding C40 family peptidase, giving the protein MAQIGKPYLRGGAGPNSFDCSGLTSQAWLYAGLSLPRTSRDQWAQLPHVALDQLRPGDLVVYFAGVTHVAVYVGAGQVVQAPHTGAVVRCRRSARCRFWARSGQTTTRQARTWPRPAHRRALPHRTTGLHGLCQVRPSSAD; this is encoded by the coding sequence ATGGCGCAGATCGGCAAGCCCTATCTGCGGGGCGGCGCGGGTCCGAACTCGTTCGACTGCTCCGGGCTCACCTCGCAGGCATGGCTGTATGCCGGTCTGTCGCTCCCACGTACCAGCCGGGACCAGTGGGCGCAGCTGCCGCACGTCGCGTTGGACCAGTTGCGCCCCGGTGACCTGGTTGTCTACTTCGCGGGGGTCACGCACGTGGCGGTATATGTCGGCGCAGGTCAGGTCGTGCAGGCGCCGCATACTGGCGCGGTCGTCAGGTGTCGCCGATCGGCGCGATGCCGATTCTGGGCGCGGTCCGGCCAGACCACGACGCGACAGGCGAGGACCTGGCCAAGGCCGGCACACCGGCGGGCCCTGCCACACAGAACGACCGGGCTTCACGGCTTGTGCCAGGTGCGGCCGTCCAGCGCTGACTGA
- a CDS encoding IS3 family transposase, translated as MAEKQGGHNVKRACELLKVSRAAFYARRTAVPGPRAVRDTELTEKIAKVHETSRGNHGSPRVHAALQHDGERCGRRRAARLMRRSGLQGRHRRRGQRTTIPDPHAGTRPDLVLRDFQPDPATVDTRWCGDITYIPTQEGWLYLATVIDIASRRVVGWATADHLRTELVTDALRTACRQRRPNGPVVFHSDRGCQHTSREFANLATEFGISLSVGRTGQCWDNALAESFFATLKRELIGDRPWPSRAAARTAIFDWIEAWFNIRRLHSSLGYRSPAEYETVLAA; from the coding sequence ATCGCGGAGAAGCAAGGCGGCCACAACGTCAAAAGAGCGTGTGAGCTGCTGAAGGTCTCCCGTGCCGCCTTCTACGCCCGCCGCACCGCAGTGCCAGGTCCCCGCGCGGTGCGCGACACGGAGCTGACCGAGAAGATCGCCAAGGTCCACGAGACCTCGCGCGGCAACCACGGATCCCCGCGCGTGCATGCCGCGCTCCAACACGACGGCGAGCGGTGCGGCCGCCGCCGGGCCGCCCGGTTGATGCGCCGATCCGGCCTGCAGGGCCGCCATCGCAGACGAGGCCAGCGCACCACGATCCCCGACCCGCATGCCGGCACCCGGCCGGACCTGGTCCTGCGGGACTTCCAGCCCGACCCGGCCACCGTCGATACACGCTGGTGCGGCGACATCACCTACATCCCGACCCAGGAGGGCTGGCTCTACCTGGCCACCGTCATCGACATCGCCTCACGGCGCGTCGTCGGCTGGGCCACCGCCGACCACCTGCGGACCGAACTGGTCACCGACGCGCTGCGGACCGCATGCCGCCAGCGCCGCCCGAACGGCCCGGTCGTGTTTCACTCGGACCGCGGCTGCCAACACACCAGCCGCGAATTCGCCAACCTCGCAACCGAGTTCGGCATCAGTCTGTCGGTCGGCCGTACCGGCCAGTGCTGGGATAACGCCCTCGCCGAGTCCTTCTTCGCCACACTCAAAAGGGAATTGATCGGCGACCGGCCGTGGCCGAGCCGGGCAGCGGCCCGCACCGCGATATTTGATTGGATCGAAGCCTGGTTCAATATACGAAGGCTGCACAGCAGCCTCGGCTACCGCAGTCCCGCCGAGTACGAGACCGTCCTCGCGGCCTGA
- a CDS encoding transposase, with amino-acid sequence MTTDATVGGAVVVDQIHDRLEVRQLLPGEYYMGSGCISAELLLTTPIERGAQVIGPVRPNSTRENVEAKGFGTASFTVDWTTRHATCPNGRTSQYWAEGLDRNNRPAVRIRFATKTCAPCADRDACTRSTWYGGQLTIRPQEQSAILEQVRADQNSQEWKAKYAIRTGVEGTIHQAIASTGCRRTRYRSLPKTRLAHVFTAAAINLIRIDAWWSERPLASTRTSHLARIQLAA; translated from the coding sequence GTGACCACCGACGCCACGGTCGGCGGCGCGGTGGTTGTCGACCAGATCCACGACCGCCTCGAAGTCAGGCAACTGCTGCCAGGCGAGTACTACATGGGCTCCGGCTGCATCTCAGCAGAGCTGCTGCTGACTACCCCCATCGAGCGCGGCGCCCAGGTCATCGGCCCGGTGCGACCGAACAGCACCCGGGAGAACGTCGAAGCCAAAGGATTCGGCACCGCCTCCTTTACCGTCGACTGGACAACTCGGCACGCAACCTGCCCCAACGGCCGCACCAGCCAATACTGGGCCGAGGGCCTGGACCGCAACAACCGCCCGGCGGTCCGCATCCGCTTCGCCACCAAGACCTGTGCCCCCTGTGCTGACCGCGACGCGTGCACCCGCTCGACCTGGTACGGCGGCCAGCTCACCATCCGCCCCCAGGAACAAAGCGCCATCCTGGAGCAGGTCCGCGCAGACCAGAACTCCCAAGAGTGGAAGGCGAAATACGCCATCCGTACCGGAGTCGAAGGCACGATCCACCAGGCGATCGCGAGCACCGGCTGCCGCCGCACCCGATACAGAAGCCTGCCGAAGACCCGCCTGGCACACGTCTTCACCGCCGCAGCGATCAACCTCATTCGCATCGATGCGTGGTGGTCAGAGCGCCCCCTCGCTTCCACCAGAACCTCGCACCTTGCCAGGATCCAGCTCGCAGCATGA